Proteins found in one Balearica regulorum gibbericeps isolate bBalReg1 chromosome 17, bBalReg1.pri, whole genome shotgun sequence genomic segment:
- the AIFM3 gene encoding apoptosis-inducing factor 3 isoform X1 — MGGCFSRPKPVEVKIEVVIPEKERSKEDMSPNGKASPLIYKVNGTARRYHLEEHPIASNPYHNPKDVVEASVCHVKDLENGQMREVDLGCGKALLIKESGEFHAVGHKCPHYGAPLVKGVLSKGRVRCPWHGACFNISTGDIEDFPGLDSLPRFQVKIEKEKVYIRASKQALQTQRRTKMMAKCISLSNYNLSSTNVLIVGAGAAGLVCAETLRQEGFSDRIVMCTMDRHLPYDRPKLSKSMDSHPEQIALRPKEFFRTYGIEVLTEMQVAAVDIKNKIAVFKDGFKMEYNKLLIATGNMPKALSCKGKEVENVFNIRTPEDANRVVKLATSKNVVIVGASFLGMEVAAYLAERAHSVSLVELEEVPFKKFFGERVGRAVMKMFESNRVKFYMQTEVSELREQEGKLKEVVLKSGKVLRADVCVVGVGAVPATGFLKQSGINIDSKGFIVVNKMMQTNIPGVFAAGDAVTFPLALRNNKKVNVPHWQMAHMHGRVAALNMLAHGMEISTVPYLWTAMFGKSIRYAGHGEGFDDVVIQGDLDELKFVAFYTKSDEVVAVASMNYDPIVSKVAEVLAAGRTIRKRDVELFVRHGKTGDMSWLTGKGS, encoded by the exons ATGGGAGGATGCTTCTCCAGGCCCAAACCAG TTGAAGTGAAAATTGAAGTTGTGATACCggagaaggagagaagcaaGGAGGACATGTCACCCAACGGGAAAGCCAGCCCCTTGATCTACAAAGTCAACGGGACTGCCCGGCGTTATCACCTCGAGGAGCATCCCATTGCCAGCAATCCCTACCACAACCCAAAGGATGTGGTGGAAGCATCCGTGTGCCACGTGAAGGACCTGGAGAATGGACA GATGCGGGAAGTGGACCTGGGCTGCGGGAAGGCTCTGCTCATCAAGGAGAGCGGCGAGTTCCACGCCGTGGGACACAAGTGCCCCCACTACGGGGCTCCACTGGTCAAAG GAGTTTTGTCCAAAGGAAGAGTCCGCTGTCCCTGGCATGGAGCTTGCTTCAACATCAGCACAGGTGACATAGAGGACTTTCCTGGCTTGGACAGCTTACCCAGGTTCCAG GTGAAGATCGAGAAGGAGAAGGTGTACATCCGAGCGAGCAAGCAG GCTCTTCAGACACAGAGGAGGACAAAGATGATGGCAAAGTGCATCTCCTTGAGCAACTACAACCTGAGCAGTACCAACGTGCTGATCGTCGGTGCAG gGGCAGCTGGACTGGTCTGTGCAGAGACCTTGCGCCAGGAGGGTTTCTCGGACAGGATTGTGATGTGCACGATGGACAGGCACTTGCCCTACGACAGACCAAAGCTCAGTAAG tcgATGGATTCCCACCCGGAGCAGATCGCCCTGCGCCCCAAGGAGTTCTTCCGCACCTACGGCATCGAAGTCCTTACCGAAATGCAG GTTGCGGCTGTGGATATCAAGAACAAGATAGCCGTGTTCAAGGATGGATTTAAGATGGAATACAACAAGCTGCTGATAGCAACTGGAAACAT GCCCAAAGCTCTCAGCTGCAAAGGCAAGGAGGTGGAAAACGTTTTCAACATCCGGACACCCGAAGATGCCAACCGTGTTGTGAAGCTGGCCACGAGCAAGAATGTGGTTATTGTGGGAGCATCTTTCCTGG ggatggaggtggccGCCTACCTCGCGGAGAGGGCCCACTCGGTGTCCCTGGTGGAGCTGGAGGAAGTCCCCTTCAAGAAGTTCTTTGGGGAGAGGGTTGGCCGTGCTGTCATGAAG ATGTTTGAGAGCAACAGGGTGAAGTTCTACATGCAGACAGAGGTGTCGGAGCTGCGGGAGCAGGAGGGCAAG CTGAAGGAGGTTGTGCTGAAGAGCGGGAAGGTCCTGCGTGCCGACGTGTGTGTTGTCGGTGTTG GCGCAGTCCCAGCGACAGGGTTTCTCAAGCAGAGCGGCATCAACATCGACTCCAAAGGTTTCATCGTGGTCAACAAG ATGATGCAAACCAACATCCCCGGGGTCTTCGCAGCCGGTGACGCTGTCACGTTCCCGCTGGCCTTGAGGAATAATAAGAAAGTGAATGTCCCCCACTGGCAGATGGCCCATATGCACG GCCGTGTAGCTGCGCTGAACATGCTGGCCCACGGCATGGAGATCAGCACAGTCCCGTACTTATGGACTGCTATGTTCGGGAAGAGCATCCGATATGCAG GCCATGGGGAAGGATTCGATGATGTTGTCATTCAGGGAGATTTAGATGAACTGAAGTTTGTGGCATTTTATACCAA GAGCGACGAGGTGGTGGCTGTGGCCAGCATGAACTACGACCCTATTGTGTCCAAGGTGGCTGAGGTCCTGGCTGCCGGCAGGACCATCCGAAAGCGCGATGTGGA GCTGTTTGTCCGTCATGGCAA aacTGGAGATATGTCTTGGCTAACTGGGAAAGGCTCCTAA
- the AIFM3 gene encoding apoptosis-inducing factor 3 isoform X2 encodes MGGCFSRPKPVEVKIEVVIPEKERSKEDMSPNGKASPLIYKVNGTARRYHLEEHPIASNPYHNPKDVVEASVCHVKDLENGQMREVDLGCGKALLIKESGEFHAVGHKCPHYGAPLVKGVLSKGRVRCPWHGACFNISTGDIEDFPGLDSLPRFQVKIEKEKVYIRASKQALQTQRRTKMMAKCISLSNYNLSSTNVLIVGAGAAGLVCAETLRQEGFSDRIVMCTMDRHLPYDRPKLSKSMDSHPEQIALRPKEFFRTYGIEVLTEMQVAAVDIKNKIAVFKDGFKMEYNKLLIATGNMPKALSCKGKEVENVFNIRTPEDANRVVKLATSKNVVIVGASFLGMEVAAYLAERAHSVSLVELEEVPFKKFFGERVGRAVMKMFESNRVKFYMQTEVSELREQEGKLKEVVLKSGKVLRADVCVVGVGAVPATGFLKQSGINIDSKGFIVVNKMMQTNIPGVFAAGDAVTFPLALRNNKKVNVPHWQMAHMHGRVAALNMLAHGMEISTVPYLWTAMFGKSIRYAGHGEGFDDVVIQGDLDELKFVAFYTNMLLFG; translated from the exons ATGGGAGGATGCTTCTCCAGGCCCAAACCAG TTGAAGTGAAAATTGAAGTTGTGATACCggagaaggagagaagcaaGGAGGACATGTCACCCAACGGGAAAGCCAGCCCCTTGATCTACAAAGTCAACGGGACTGCCCGGCGTTATCACCTCGAGGAGCATCCCATTGCCAGCAATCCCTACCACAACCCAAAGGATGTGGTGGAAGCATCCGTGTGCCACGTGAAGGACCTGGAGAATGGACA GATGCGGGAAGTGGACCTGGGCTGCGGGAAGGCTCTGCTCATCAAGGAGAGCGGCGAGTTCCACGCCGTGGGACACAAGTGCCCCCACTACGGGGCTCCACTGGTCAAAG GAGTTTTGTCCAAAGGAAGAGTCCGCTGTCCCTGGCATGGAGCTTGCTTCAACATCAGCACAGGTGACATAGAGGACTTTCCTGGCTTGGACAGCTTACCCAGGTTCCAG GTGAAGATCGAGAAGGAGAAGGTGTACATCCGAGCGAGCAAGCAG GCTCTTCAGACACAGAGGAGGACAAAGATGATGGCAAAGTGCATCTCCTTGAGCAACTACAACCTGAGCAGTACCAACGTGCTGATCGTCGGTGCAG gGGCAGCTGGACTGGTCTGTGCAGAGACCTTGCGCCAGGAGGGTTTCTCGGACAGGATTGTGATGTGCACGATGGACAGGCACTTGCCCTACGACAGACCAAAGCTCAGTAAG tcgATGGATTCCCACCCGGAGCAGATCGCCCTGCGCCCCAAGGAGTTCTTCCGCACCTACGGCATCGAAGTCCTTACCGAAATGCAG GTTGCGGCTGTGGATATCAAGAACAAGATAGCCGTGTTCAAGGATGGATTTAAGATGGAATACAACAAGCTGCTGATAGCAACTGGAAACAT GCCCAAAGCTCTCAGCTGCAAAGGCAAGGAGGTGGAAAACGTTTTCAACATCCGGACACCCGAAGATGCCAACCGTGTTGTGAAGCTGGCCACGAGCAAGAATGTGGTTATTGTGGGAGCATCTTTCCTGG ggatggaggtggccGCCTACCTCGCGGAGAGGGCCCACTCGGTGTCCCTGGTGGAGCTGGAGGAAGTCCCCTTCAAGAAGTTCTTTGGGGAGAGGGTTGGCCGTGCTGTCATGAAG ATGTTTGAGAGCAACAGGGTGAAGTTCTACATGCAGACAGAGGTGTCGGAGCTGCGGGAGCAGGAGGGCAAG CTGAAGGAGGTTGTGCTGAAGAGCGGGAAGGTCCTGCGTGCCGACGTGTGTGTTGTCGGTGTTG GCGCAGTCCCAGCGACAGGGTTTCTCAAGCAGAGCGGCATCAACATCGACTCCAAAGGTTTCATCGTGGTCAACAAG ATGATGCAAACCAACATCCCCGGGGTCTTCGCAGCCGGTGACGCTGTCACGTTCCCGCTGGCCTTGAGGAATAATAAGAAAGTGAATGTCCCCCACTGGCAGATGGCCCATATGCACG GCCGTGTAGCTGCGCTGAACATGCTGGCCCACGGCATGGAGATCAGCACAGTCCCGTACTTATGGACTGCTATGTTCGGGAAGAGCATCCGATATGCAG GCCATGGGGAAGGATTCGATGATGTTGTCATTCAGGGAGATTTAGATGAACTGAAGTTTGTGGCATTTTATACCAA CATGTTGCTTTTTGGGTGA